In Lasioglossum baleicum chromosome 19, iyLasBale1, whole genome shotgun sequence, the following proteins share a genomic window:
- the LOC143218247 gene encoding uncharacterized protein LOC143218247, which yields MAIFTVAHCTGKKQVDHKPLEEIDKSKIKLFSTMMLLGLQLYCIEHGDTSFPLDKRKELAEKIKNKINQMTNNLLRKDAKEFKNLGLALLDYESTLKEGQFSLKFNKSLAKATIYYYRKLTLKDLGPLDTKYMTEDQYRYITTITSVLDDYFDVRRNSNSLHKISRGIGSILESIKVEGTTADEKILAVQEALRRSGEYLKGTKDTPNLDYKLGTELTMEGIPVLNLITFRDTLTHKHLFPLIENETVDKISGDLTFVRYIIDNEIDKLKSEFISRIIDQNFRKIEVFNASFKDILSIKMPDKSIPDIITALESIKEGNSYMDLTNNEKALIDEIYENAKQIVNPGFPRRETNNSEFIRFIIDQNFGKIQDKAFKNIVKHNDKLNLTDEKKSIRGIISALESIKKENSYMSLRKTDKSLIDEIYENAKQIVNPGFPQSETNNSEFIRFIIDQNFGKIQDESFKNIVKNDRSLNMTDKNKSIPDIISALELIKRENSYKSLTNNDKALMDGIYENVKQIVNPGFPQRETINSEFIRFIIDQNFGKIQDKAFKNIVKNNDKLSLTDEKKSIRGIISALESIKKENSYMSLRKTDKSLIDEIYENAKQIVNPGFPQSETNNSEFIRFIIDQNFGKIQDESFKNIVKNDRSLNMRDKNKSIPDIISALELIKRENSYKSLTNNDKALMDRIYENVKQINLHHFPSRETNNSNKPVKKYWTSSLAEATKNSNTIEKLRKKVGTDVIKNVKGVESKAIQILFDGIIEGIDGKPRNNQPLQLALEQYLLNKRVQKSDAAKAIKHLENFYSKKIKSEFSLLKTLKNDYAIWSQILNLYDVVQRHDDLVNTRSKYQWKAARMRNYLSHGSTLVTIEEDTAFTKDFAKLVREALIGELENVEDITMETIEQAIESVITKDGVTLPKEVLEVLGRVRVLICGDTGLSRRRRSVKSCLEWKEIDKFNKRGAANRDPDNIIIDSKKFIETISNERGANKEKFSNFIALASESEVIGDYKDKVNMLTDTHMYLGHLERVGKVSGMVMHGMIAKNMIADLFRGDYEDLAINTVFLAGNQGLAKLAETVSMKGAGYMLEGRALLGKSLKFASPFLARGVSAFIAYDLYNQVKEYEKGNKDALVPIIGDSLQLGVDSIELGIEIGEGLGLELLEGVSAVTGPIGMAIGAAIFVGTDIYMAVRKVEKMNSLQLEVDSIQLGMEIGEGLTLELLEGVSGVTGLIGMAIVGPIFVGTNIYMGVRKVEETDKQIHLTGWEKVHEGWLGFFGLQPSKEIERLIKEKGANNQAVNSTISFFEGNPYIQRYVFPSRRVVEHDWEIILDNVVLLDQKRNDIKWSRTRPDNLEGVNLFCLPKGNWESVPTSGTYYCDGAIGVEYANNRTGNYTLISLGDGKDRVKGFQESKNIFVLGDGHKEMTGGNKDDNFIFGGKSVNASVDREIKGSIDGGGGINTIDVGGLTPHDEGSKGECRCQVSADFRQGILKDASNVALNMSNINQFLGRRGRVDHVVSACGTKYMDGKGGENKNYLDSITIPKDDSCFYDTQVIVNPYTKVANSAINGNFTYFVRGEKGKEAYIDLGPNSQSNNAIVFNYTLQDIAAIDKSEENITFSFIEEFYKREKKINVDSSFNLTVSGADENITTYNLIDSTKIVMGQNNVYAMQNTEESIDSLVKDYSSIAERSQMYVIVHSNGEVLTIGHSNHDILMNDPKARASHLVGGSGENVFVVTPGDEKLTLAKLPISDVIIYDFNRENKIDTLDLRKIQEQLKQDIDSEINTEVSKIDSDLLINLSLDDASKKEVVKIRLKGALENNWYKRVHIVIDSIFVIEDILEDFELTPQPLIFDDNSTTIYVINPKDVVKGNKIRVKKEIGNYTFARDNDALIITNSLSSRADKNNLFTIILNDFYHEYNQDKMQTLKIEFNDKNILLRKEIEWISSAGNFGELQRNVRNDSYKAVMYEIKKQKLFEAIGRNNIDDVKELINHGVSIDATNNEGQTPLHYAAKSDKLEVVKYLIEEKGANINVKDNDGQTPLHYAADHGKLEVVKYLIEEKGANINVKDNDGQTPLHYAADHGKLEVVKYLIEEKGANINVKDNDGQTLLHSAAKTCRLDIVKYLIEEKHVDFNVKNNYGVTPLHYAAKNDGLEVVEYLIEEKTANINVKDGSGMGLLHYAATSNNTKVVRYLTEKKNANINVKNNSGVTPLYYAAMNDGLEVVKYFIEEKGANVNVKDNDGQTPLHYAANSDKLEVVKYFIEEKHIDFNVKNNYGVTPLHDGTHNGTLGVVRYLIEEKNADINVKDNDGQTPLHYSAYDGNLEVVKYLIEKGADVDIRGNDGQTPLHFAAINGKLEVVRYFIEGKNANINVKDNYGETPLHPVATNGNLEIVKYLIEKGADFDIRGNYGLTPLHCAAIDGKLEVVKYLIQKGAKIDLKVNDEVPLEILESSGHRSFADSIIEELTERLFDAVKYDDSGEVQGLINQGVSVKVKDSDGQTLLQCAVNNSKLKVVKYLVEKGADVNVKDNSGTTLLHSAAMTNKLETVKYLVEDKHVDFNVKDNSGVTPLHYAAMNDGLQVVTYFIEEKGANVNVKDNYGITPLFFAAMADKLETVKYLVEKGADVNVKDKNGRTLLYSAAMADKLETVKYLVEEGADVNVKVDSSRTLLHSAAMTGKLEIVKYLVEKGADINVTNDIGQTPLDLATNNRYSGVVEYLKRKYNEKREKHQQRKRRHHHGDRNRHHSSHGPLTIDSSNQPEIATSNASQKSSWINDLVGWVKNSIGGLVGSRAALPEASANYSNTTKNPGNQYASQFSSEVCINNNVGLGFFLLQRFLDKKYPLPKFCSFTYEEALANTLNIVGEFEETLEKTAKQSGVLIKDVNFFKVYLDMADHVWNERYSQIPNTLYSAAKEACPKNEKFLSILKGNIEKMLDRQQTVNSNNQEQGIANVDNKIPPFSLNSIVVEPANNKGLKEVTCAGQVA from the coding sequence ATGGCAATATTTACTGTTGCTCATTGTACAGGAAAGAAACAAGTGGATCATAAACCTCTTGAAGAAATTGATAAATCAAAAATAAAACTCTTTTCTACAATGATGTTACTAGGATTGCAACTATATTGTATAGAACACGGAGATACTTCATTTCCACTTGATAAAAGGAAGGAGCTAGCTGAGAAGATAAAAAATAAGATTAATCAAATGACAAATAATCTACTCCGAAAAGATGCTAAGGAGTTTAAGAATCTCGGGCTTGCATTACTTGATTACGAGTCGACACTAAAAGAAGGTCAATTTTCACTAAAGTTCAATAAGTCTTTAGCAAAGGCTACTATTTACTATTATAGGAAACTAACATTAAAAGACCTAGGTCCGCTTGATACAAAATATATGACAGAAGATCAGTATAGGTATATAACTACGATAACATCAGTACTAGATGATTACTTTGATGTAAGGAGAAATTCAAATTCTCTTCATAAGATATCTCGAGGAATTGGGTCGATATTAGAAAGTATAAAAGTTGAAGGGACAACTGCTGATGAAAAAATATTAGCTGTACAAGAAGCTCTTCGTCGTAGTGGCGAATACCTGAAGGGTACAAAAGACACTCCGAACTTAGACTATAAGCTCGGAACAGAGTTGACAATGGAAGGCATACCGGTTCTAAATTTAATTACATTTAGAGATACGTTAAcacataaacatttatttcctCTGATAGAAAACGAAACAGTTGATAAAATCAGTGGAGATTTAACTTTTGTTAGATATATTATTGATAATGAAATAGACAAATTGAAAAGTGAGTTTATTAGCCGTATCATTGATCAAAATTTCAGGAAAATCGAAGTCTTTAATGCGTCTTTTAAGGATATTTTAAGCATAAAAATGCCAGATAAATCTATACCTGACATTATTACGGCTCTTGAATCAATAAAGGAAGGAAATAGTTATATGGATCTGACAAACAACGAGAAAGCGTTAATAGATGAGATTTATGAAAATGCTAAACAGATAGTTAATCCGGGCTTTCCTCGAAGGGAAACTAATAACAGTGAGTTTATTAGGTTTatcattgatcaaaattttgggAAAATCCAAGATAAGGCTTTTAAGAATATAGTAAAACATAACGATAAATTAAATTTGACAGATGAAAAAAAATCTATACGTGGCATTATTTCGGCTCTTGAatcaataaagaaagaaaatagttaTATGTCTCTGAGAAAAACGGATAAATCGTTAATAGATGAGATTTATGAAAATGCTAAACAGATAGTTAATCCGGGCTTTCCTCAAAGCGAAACTAATAACAGTGAGTTTATTAGGTTTATCATTGATCAAAATTTCGGGAAAATCCAAGATGAGTCATTTAAGAATATAGTAAAAAATGACAGGAGTTTAAATATGACAGATAAAAATAAGTCTATACCTGACATTATTTCGGCTCTTGAATTAATAAAGAGAGAAAATAGTTATAAGTCTCTGACAAACAACGATAAAGCGTTAATGGATGggatttatgaaaatgttaaacAGATAGTTAATCCGGGCTTTCCTCAAAGGGAAACTATTAACAGTGAGTTTATTAGGTTTATCATTGATCAAAATTTCGGGAAAATCCAAGATAAGGCTTTTAAGAATATagtaaaaaataacgataaatTAAGTTTGACAGATGAAAAAAAATCTATACGTGGCATTATTTCGGCTCTTGAatcaataaagaaagaaaatagttaTATGTCTCTGAGAAAAACGGATAAATCGTTAATAGATGAGATTTATGAAAATGCTAAACAGATAGTTAATCCGGGCTTTCCTCAAAGCGAAACTAATAACAGTGAGTTTATTAGGTTTATCATTGATCAAAATTTCGGGAAAATCCAAGATGAGTCATTTAAGAATATAGTAAAAAATGACAGGAGTTTAAATATGAGAGATAAAAATAAGTCTATACCTGACATTATTTCGGCTCTTGAATTAATAAAGAGAGAAAATAGTTATAAGTCTCTGACAAACAACGATAAAGCGTTAATGGATAggatttatgaaaatgttaaacAGATAAATCTTCATCACTTTCCCTCTAGGGAAACTAATAACAGTAACAAACCAGTGAAAAAGTACTGGACTTCATCACTTGCAGAAGCTACTAAGAATTCTAATACCATAGAGAAGTTACGTAAAAAGGTTGGGACTGatgtaattaaaaatgttaaaggaGTAGAGTCAAAAGCAATTCAGATATTATTTGATGGAATAATTGAAGGAATAGATGGTAAACCGCGTAATAATCAACCATTACAATTAGCACTTGAACAATATCTTCTAAACAAACGCGTCCAAAAAAGCGATGCAGCAAAAGCAATAAAGCATTTAGAAAACTTCTattcaaagaaaataaaatCTGAGTTTTCTTTGTTGAAAACACTGAAGAACGACTACGCAATCTGGTCTCAGATTCTTAATTTGTACGATGTAGTACAAAGACATGACGATCTTGTGAACACGCGAAGCAAATATCAATGGAAAGCAGCAAGAATGCGTAATTACCTTTCACATGGTAGTACACTTGTTACAATTGAAGAAGATACTGCGTTCACAAAAGATTTTGCCAAGTTGGTAAGGGAAGCATTGATAGGTGAATTAGAAAATGTAGAAGATATTACAATGGAAACAATTGAACAAGCGATTGAAAGTGTTATAACAAAAGACGGAGTAACACTTCCTAAAGAAGTATTAGAAGTATTAGGAAGAGTAAGAGTTTTAATTTGTGGTGATACTGGCCTGTCTAGAAGACGTAGGTCTGTAAAGAGTTGCTTAGAATGGAAAGAAatagacaaatttaataaaagaGGGGCTGCAAATAGAGATCCTGATAACATTATAATAGATAGTAAAAAGTTTATTGAAACTATCTCAAATGAACGTGGGGCAAATAAGGAAaagttttctaatttcattgctttagCAAGTGAAAGCGAAGTTATAGGTGACTATAAAGATAAGGTCAACATGCTCACTGATACTCACATGTATCTTGGTCATTTAGAGAGAGTAGGAAAAGTTTCTGGTATGGTTATGCATGGAATGATTGCAAAAAATATGATTGCTGATCTATTTCGTGGTGATTATGAAGATCTTGCGATAAATACAGTTTTTCTTGCTGGTAATCAAGGATTAGCAAAACTTGCAGAGACAGTATCTATGAAAGGGGCAGGTTATATGTTAGAAGGCAGAGCATTGCTTGGTAAATCGCTAAAGTTTGCCTCTCCATTTCTTGCAAGGGGAGTTAGTGCTTTTATTGCATATGATTTGTATAATCAAGTGAAAGAATATGAAAAAGGTAATAAAGATGCTTTAGTTCCTATCATAGGGGATAGTTTGCAGCTTGGGGTAGATTCTATTGAACTTGGAATAGAGATTGGAGAAGGATTAGGGTTAGAATTATTGGAGGGAGTTTCTGCAGTAACTGGTCCTATAGGAATGGCAATAGGAGCTGCAATATTTGTAGGCACTGATATTTACATGGCAGTACGAAAAGTTGAGAAAATGAATAGTTTGCAGCTTGAGGTAGATTCTATCCAACTTGGAATGGAGATTGGAGAAGGATTAACGTTAGAATTATTGGAGGGAGTTTCCGGAGTAACTGGTCTTATAGGAATGGCAATCGTAGGTCCAATATTTGTAGGCACTAATATTTACATGGGAGTACGAAAAGTTGAGGAAACTGATAAGCAAATTCATCTAACAGGATGGGAAAAGGTTCATGAAGGGTGGCTTGGTTTTTTTGGTCTGCAAccttcgaaagaaatcgaaaggTTAATCAAAGAGAAAGGAGCAAATAATCAAGCAGTCAACAGTACGATAAGCTTTTTTGAAGGTAATCCGTACATTCAAAGATATGTTTTTCCTAGTAGAAGGGTTGTTGAACATGATTGGGAAATAATATTGGATAACGTAGTGTTGCTGGATCAAAAGAGAAATGATATAAAATGGAGTAGAACAAGGCCAGATAATCTAGAAGGAGTTAATTTGTTTTGTCTACCTAAAGGGAACTGGGAATCTGTTCCAACGAGTGGAACTTATTACTGCGATGGTGCGATTGGTGTAGAGTATGCAAATAATAGGACTGGAAATTATACCTTGATAAGCCTTGGTGATGGTAAGGATAGAGTAAAGGGTTTTCAAGAGAGtaagaatatttttgttttaggTGATGGGCATAAAGAAATGACTGGGGGAAATAAAGATGATAACTTTATTTTTGGAGGAAAGAGTGTTAACGCATCTGTAGATAGAGAAATTAAAGGTTCTATAGATGGGGGTGGAGGAATTAATACAATTGATGTTGGTGGACTCACTCCACATGATGAGGGAAGTAAGGGAGAATGTAGGTGCCAAGTGTCTGCCGATTTTCGTCAGGGAATTTTAAAAGATGCATCTAATGTTGCTCTTAATATGAGCAATATAAATCAATTCTTGGGGAGAAGAGGTAGAGTAGATCATGTGGTATCTGCCTGTGGTACTAAGTATATGGATGGTAAAGgaggagaaaataaaaattatttagatAGCATTACAATTCCAAAAGATGATTCATGTTTTTATGATACTCAAGTTATAGTCAATCCTTACACTAAGGTTGCTAATAGTGCTATTAATGGTaactttacttattttgtaaGAGGAGAGAAGGGAAAGGAAGCATATATTGATTTAGGCCCAAATTCACAAAGTAACAATGCGATTGTCTTTAACTACACACTACAAGATATCGCTGCTATCGATAAATCTGAGGAAAATATAACTTTTAGCTTTATAGAAGAATTCtacaaaagagaaaagaaaataaatgtggaTAGTAGTTTTAATTTAACTGTTAGTGGTGCCGATGAAAACATAACTACGTATAATCTAATTGATAGCACTAAAATTGTAATGGGTCAAAATAATGTGTATGCAATGCAAAACACTGAAGAGTCAATTGATAGTCTTGTGAAAGACTATTCTTCTATAGCAGAACGGTCACAAATGTATGTTATTGTACATTCGAACGGTGAAGTTCTTACAATTGGACATAGTAATCATGATATATTGATGAATGATCCTAAGGCAAGAGCAAGTCACTTAGTTGGTGGCAGTGGTGAGAATGTATTTGTTGTTACCCCAGGTGATGAAAAATTAACTCTTGCAAAGCTTCCAATTTCTGATGTGATAATTTATGATTTTAATCGAGAGAACAAAATCGATACTTTAGATCTACGTAAAATACAGGAACAACTGAAGCAGGATATTGATAGTGAAATCAACACAGAGGTTAGTAAAATCGATAGTGATTTACTGATTAATTTATCTCTTGATGATGCATCTAAAAAGGAAGTAGTTAAGATAAGATTAAAAGGTGCATTAGAGAATAATTGGTACAAGAGAGTACATATAGTAATCGATAGCATATTCGTAATTGAAGATATTCTAGAAGATTTTGAATTAACTCCGCAACCTTTAATTTTCGATGATAATAGTACAACTATTTATGTCATAAATCCAAAAGATGTGGTGAAAGGAAACAAGATAAGAGTAAAGAAAGAGATAGGAAATTATACGTTTGCTCGTGATAACGATGCTTTAATTATAACCAACTCTTTGAGTTCTAGAGCTGATAAAAATAACCTTTttactattatattaaatgatttttatcaTGAGTACAATCAAGATAAGATGCAGACTCTAAAAATAGAGTTTAATGATAAGAACATATTGTTAAGGAAAGAAATCGAATGGATAAGTAGTGCTGGAAACTTTGGTGAATTACAGAGGAACGTTAGGaatgatagttataaagctgtaATGTATGAGATAAAGAAACAAAAACTGTTTGAAGCAATCGGGAGAAATAATATTGATGATGTCAAGGAGCTTATTAATCATGGTGTTAGTATTGATGCTACAAACAATGAAGGGCAGACACCATTGCACTATGCTGCTAAGAGTGACAAGCTAGAAGTAGTAAAATACCTTATAGAAGAAAAAGGTgctaatattaatgtaaaggaTAATGATGGGCAGACACCTTTGCACTATGCTGCTGATCATGGTAAGCTAGAGGTAGTAAAATACCTTATAGAAGAAAAAGGTgctaatattaatgtaaaggaTAATGATGGGCAGACACCTTTGCACTATGCTGCTGATCATGGTAAGCTAGAGGTAGTAAAATACCTTATAGAAGAAAAAGGTgctaatattaatgtaaaggaTAATGATGGACAGACACTTTTGCACTCTGCTGCCAAGACTTGTAGGCTAGACATAGTAAAATACCTTATAGAAGAGAAACACGTTGATTTTAATGTAAAGAATAATTATGGGGTTACACCTTTGCATTATGCTGCTAAGAATGATGGACTGGAAGTAGTAGAATACCTTATAGAAGAAAAAACAGCTAATATTAATGTGAAGGATGGTTCTGGAATGGGGCTTTTGCACTATGCTGCTACTAGTAATAATACAAAGGTAGTACGATACCttacagaaaagaaaaacgctaatattaatgtaaagaaTAATTCTGGGGTTACACCTTTGTATTATGCTGCTATGAATGATGGACTAGAAGTAGTAAAATACTTTATAGAAGAAAAAGGTGCTAATGTTAATGTAAAGGATAATGATGGACAGACACCTTTGCACTATGCTGCTAACAGTGACAAGCTAGAAGTAGTAAAATACTTTATAGAAGAGAAACACATTGATTTTAATGTAAAGAATAATTATGGGGTTACACCTTTGCACGATGGTACTCATAATGGTACGCTAGGGGTAGTACGATACCTGATAGAAGAGAAAAACGCTGATATTAATGTAAAGGATAATGATGGGCAGACACCTTTGCACTATTCTGCGTATGATGGTAACCTAGAAGTAGTAAAATACCTTATAGAGAAAGGTGCTGATGTTGATATAAGGGGGAATGATGGGCAAACACCTTTGCACTTTGCTGCTATTAATGGTAAGCTAGAGGTAGTACGATACTTTATAGAAGGGAAAAACgctaatattaatgtaaaggaTAATTATGGGGAGACACCTTTGCACCCTGTTGCTACTAATGGTAACCTAGAGATAGTGAAATACCTTATAGAGAAAGGTGCTGATTTTGATATAAGGGGGAATTATGGGCTGACACCTTTGCACTGTGCTGCTATTGATGGTAAGCTAGAGGTAGTGAAATACCTTATACAGAAAGGCGCTAAGATTGACTTGAAAGTTAATGATGAAGTACCCTTAGAGATTCTGGAAAGTAGTGGTCATAGAAGTTTCGCAGATTCCATTATTGAAGAATTAACAGAGAGGTTGTTTGATGCAGTAAAATATGATGATTCTGGTGAAGTTCAGGGTCTTATAAATCAAGGAGTTAGTGTTAAGGTCAAAGATAGTGACGGACAAACGCTTCTGCAATGTGCTGTTAATAATAGTAAGCTAAAAGTAGTAAAATACCTTGTAGAGAAAGGTGCTGACGTTAATGTAAAGGATAATTCTGGTACAACACTTTTGCACTCTGCTGCTATGACTAATAAGCTAGAGACAGTAAAATACCTTGTAGAAGACAAACACGTTGATTTTAATGTAAAGGATAATTCTGGGGTTACACCTTTGCATTATGCTGCTATGAATGATGGACTACAAGTAGTAACATACTTTATAGAAGAAAAAGGTGCTAATGTTAATGTAAAGGATAATTATGGTATAACACCTTTGTTCTTTGCTGCTATGGCTGATAAGCTAGAGACAGTAAAATACCTTGTAGAGAAAGGTGCTGATGTTAATGTAAAGGATAAGAATGGTAGAACACTTTTGTACTCTGCTGCTATGGCTGATAAGCTAGAGACAGTAAAATACCTTGTAGAGGAAGGTGCTGATGTTAATGTAAAAGTTGACTCTAGTAGAACACTTTTGCACTCTGCTGCTATGACTGGTAAGTTAGAGATAGTAAAATACCTTGTAGAGAAAGGTGCTGATATTAATGTAACCAATGATATTGGACAAACACCTTTGGATTTAGCTACTAATAACAGATATAGTGGTGTTGTAGAATATTTAAAgagaaaatataatgaaaaaagagaaaagcatCAACAACGCAAGCGTCGTCATCATCATGGAGATCGTAATCGTCATCACTCATCGCATGGGCCTCTTACTATAGACTCAAGTAATCAACCTGAAATAGCAACAAGCAATGCAAGTCAAAAATCTTCATGGATAAATGATTTAGTTGGTTGGGTAAAAAACTCTATAGGTGGGTTAGTAGGTTCTAGAGCTGCTCTGCCTGAAGCTTCAGCAAATTATTCTAATACAACAAAAAATCCTGGTAACCAATACGCTAGCCAATTTAGCAGTGAAGTTTGTATCAATAACAATGTTGGTTTAGGATTTTTCTTATTACAAAGATTCCTAGATAAAAAATATCCTCTTCCTAAGTTCTGTTCCTTTACCTACGAAGAAGCTTTGGCTAACACACTGAATATCGTAGGAGAATTTGAAGAGACACTTGAAAAAACAGCTAAACAATCTGGTGTGTTAATAAAAGATGTTAACTTTTTTAAAGTATATTTAGATATGGCAGACCATGTGTGGAACGAGAGGTACTCTCAAATCCCGAATACTTTATATTCAGCTGCAAAAGAAGCTTGTCCGAAAAATGAGAAGTTTCTAAGTATTTTAAAAGGCAATATTGAAAAGATGCTAGATAGGCAGCAAACGGTTAACAGTAATAATCAGGAGCAAGGTATAGCTAATGTGGATAATAAAATACCTCCATTTTCACTTAATAGCATTGTTGTAGAACCTGCGAATAACAAAGGCTTGAAAGAGGTTACTTGTGCAGGTCAAGTTGCTTAA